One genomic region from Syngnathus typhle isolate RoL2023-S1 ecotype Sweden linkage group LG17, RoL_Styp_1.0, whole genome shotgun sequence encodes:
- the fam20ca gene encoding extracellular serine/threonine protein kinase FAM20C isoform X2 — MIMFRKFRVLLLTVFLVACTVHIMIDLLPKLEKTSGADGGGDGGCQCTHHGGAESPSWAKQEQLQQQQQQQQQRVGSAAGAWPDKHALRILQDFSSEPNSNHSTLQSREKSAGADRRKANEHKPLIGAAGEASGGRTATRPRAGPGRGASASRLAALFEHPLYKIAPPPLTEQDTLFNVNTDIRFYPKATEEQGWHGEDGNTRDEVSAREVEVTSELYPNWLRFHVGINRYELYARHNPVLEALLQDLLTQKITSVAMKSGGTQLKLIMTFHNYGQALFKPMKDDKLGGIAQYGLPFFDRSYFVKNLEIGLLQTREQQTPPDFFYFSDFERHNAEVAAFHLDRILDFRRVPPVAGRLVNMTREIRDVTRDKKLWKTFFISPANNVCFYGECSYYCSTEHALCGKPDEMEGSLAAFLPDLSLAKRKTWRNPWRRSYHKRKKAEWEVDPDYCDEVKQTPPYDRGTRLLDVMDMTIFDFLMGNMDRHHYETFEKFGNDTFIIHLDNGRGFGKHYHDEMSILVPLSQCCRVKKSTFLRLQLLAKEEYRLSAVMEESLLRDRLSPLLIRPHLEALDRRLGLVLQALANCVEKEGYGNVVEEDVDVRSGAHAAHR; from the exons ATGATCATGTTTCGTAAATTCCGAGTCTTGCTGCTCACCGTGTTCCTCGTGGCGTGCACGGTGCACATTATGATCGACTTGCTGCCCAAACTGGAGAAGACGTCGGGAGcggacggcggcggcgacggcggctGCCAGTGCACCCACCACGGCGGCGCCGAGTCGCCGAGCTGGGCCAAGCaggagcagctgcagcagcagcagcagcagcagcagcagcgtgtcGGGTCAGCGGCCGGCGCCTGGCCCGACAAGCACGCGCTGCGAATCCTGCAGGATTTCAGCAGCGAGCCCAACTCCAACCACAGCACCTTGCAGTCCCGGGAGAAGAGCGCAGGGGCCGACCGGCGAAAGGCGAACGAGCACAAGCCGCTCATCGGCGCGGCGGGCGAGGCGAGCGGGGGTCGGACGGCGACACGACCCAGAGCCGGCCCTGGTCGTGGTGCCAGTGCATCGCGACTCGCGGCGCTCTTTGAGCATCCTTTGTACAAAATCGCACCTCCGCCTCTCACGGAGCAGGACACTTTGTTTAACGTCAACACGGATATCAGATTTTATCCCAAAGCCACTGAGGAACAAGGATG GCACGGCGAGGACGGCAACACGCGCGACGAGGTGAGCGCCCGTGAGGTGGAGGTGACGTCCGAGTTGTATCCCAACTGGCTGCGCTTCCACGTGGGCATCAACCGCTATGAGCTGTACGCCCGACACAACCCAGTTCTGGAGGCTCTGCTGCAGGACCTGCTGACCCAGAAgatcaccagtgtgg CTATGAAATCCGGAGGCACCCAGCTCAAACTGATCATGACCTTCCACAACTACGGCCAAGCTCTCTTCAAGCCCATGAA GGATGATAAATTGGGAGGAATTGCGCAATATGGTTTGCCGTTCTTCGACCGCAGCTACTTTGTGAAGAATCTTGAGATTGGATTGCT GCAGACACGTGAGCAGCAAACCCCTCCGGACTTCTTTTACTTCTCTGACTTTGAGAGGCACAACGCCGAGGTGGCCGCCTTCCACTTGGACAG AATCCTGGACTTCCGGAGAGTCCCCCCAGTGGCCGGGCGTCTGGTCAACATGACACGAGAGATCCGAGACGTCACCCGGGACAAAAAGCTTTGGAAGACTTTCTTCATCTCGCCAG CCAACAACGTGTGCTTCTACGGCGAGTGCTCGTACTACTGCTCGACGGAGCATGCGCTGTGTGGCAAACCGGATGAGATGGAAGGCTCCCTGGCCGCCTTCCTGCCCGACCTCAGCCTGGCCAAGCGTAAGACCTGGCGGAACCCCTGGCGACGCTCGTACCACAAACGCAAGAAGGCCGA GTGGGAGGTGGATCCCGATTACTGTGACGAGGTGAAGCAGACGCCTCCATACGACCGCGGCACTCGACTCCTGGATGTCATGGACATGACCATCTTTGACTTCCTGATGG GTAACATGGATCGCCATCATTACGAAACCTTTGAGAAGTTTGGAAACGACACTTTCATTATTCACCTGGACAATGGAAGAGG GTTTGGGAAGCACTACCATGATGAGATGTCCATTCTGGTCCCTCTCAGTCAATGCTGCAG GGTGAAGAAGTCCACCttcctccgtctccagctgcTGGCCAAGGAAGAGTACCGGCTGAGCGCAGTGATGGAGGAGTCCCTCCTCCGAGACCGCCTGTCCCCGCTCCTCATCCGGCCTCATCTGGAGGCCCTCGACCGTCGGCTGGGCCTGGTGCTGCAGGCGCTGGCCAACTGCGTGGAAAAGGAAGGCTACGGCAATGTGGTCGAGGAAGACGTGGACGTCCGGTCGGGCGCGCACGCCGCTCACAGGTAG
- the fam20ca gene encoding extracellular serine/threonine protein kinase FAM20C isoform X3 has protein sequence MIMFRKFRVLLLTVFLVACTVHIMIDLLPKLEKTSGADGGGDGGCQCTHHGGAESPSWAKQEQLQQQQQQQQQRVGSAAGAWPDKHALRILQDFSSEPNSNHSTLQSREKSAGADRRKANEHKPLIGAAGEASGGRTATRPRAGPGRGASASRLAALFEHPLYKIAPPPLTEQDTLFNVNTDIRFYPKATEEQGWHGEDGNTRDEVSAREVEVTSELYPNWLRFHVGINRYELYARHNPVLEALLQDLLTQKITSVAMKSGGTQLKLIMTFHNYGQALFKPMKQTREQQTPPDFFYFSDFERHNAEVAAFHLDRILDFRRVPPVAGRLVNMTREIRDVTRDKKLWKTFFISPANNVCFYGECSYYCSTEHALCGKPDEMEGSLAAFLPDLSLAKRKTWRNPWRRSYHKRKKAEWEVDPDYCDEVKQTPPYDRGTRLLDVMDMTIFDFLMGNMDRHHYETFEKFGNDTFIIHLDNGRGFGKHYHDEMSILVPLSQCCRVKKSTFLRLQLLAKEEYRLSAVMEESLLRDRLSPLLIRPHLEALDRRLGLVLQALANCVEKEGYGNVVEEDVDVRSGAHAAHR, from the exons ATGATCATGTTTCGTAAATTCCGAGTCTTGCTGCTCACCGTGTTCCTCGTGGCGTGCACGGTGCACATTATGATCGACTTGCTGCCCAAACTGGAGAAGACGTCGGGAGcggacggcggcggcgacggcggctGCCAGTGCACCCACCACGGCGGCGCCGAGTCGCCGAGCTGGGCCAAGCaggagcagctgcagcagcagcagcagcagcagcagcagcgtgtcGGGTCAGCGGCCGGCGCCTGGCCCGACAAGCACGCGCTGCGAATCCTGCAGGATTTCAGCAGCGAGCCCAACTCCAACCACAGCACCTTGCAGTCCCGGGAGAAGAGCGCAGGGGCCGACCGGCGAAAGGCGAACGAGCACAAGCCGCTCATCGGCGCGGCGGGCGAGGCGAGCGGGGGTCGGACGGCGACACGACCCAGAGCCGGCCCTGGTCGTGGTGCCAGTGCATCGCGACTCGCGGCGCTCTTTGAGCATCCTTTGTACAAAATCGCACCTCCGCCTCTCACGGAGCAGGACACTTTGTTTAACGTCAACACGGATATCAGATTTTATCCCAAAGCCACTGAGGAACAAGGATG GCACGGCGAGGACGGCAACACGCGCGACGAGGTGAGCGCCCGTGAGGTGGAGGTGACGTCCGAGTTGTATCCCAACTGGCTGCGCTTCCACGTGGGCATCAACCGCTATGAGCTGTACGCCCGACACAACCCAGTTCTGGAGGCTCTGCTGCAGGACCTGCTGACCCAGAAgatcaccagtgtgg CTATGAAATCCGGAGGCACCCAGCTCAAACTGATCATGACCTTCCACAACTACGGCCAAGCTCTCTTCAAGCCCATGAA GCAGACACGTGAGCAGCAAACCCCTCCGGACTTCTTTTACTTCTCTGACTTTGAGAGGCACAACGCCGAGGTGGCCGCCTTCCACTTGGACAG AATCCTGGACTTCCGGAGAGTCCCCCCAGTGGCCGGGCGTCTGGTCAACATGACACGAGAGATCCGAGACGTCACCCGGGACAAAAAGCTTTGGAAGACTTTCTTCATCTCGCCAG CCAACAACGTGTGCTTCTACGGCGAGTGCTCGTACTACTGCTCGACGGAGCATGCGCTGTGTGGCAAACCGGATGAGATGGAAGGCTCCCTGGCCGCCTTCCTGCCCGACCTCAGCCTGGCCAAGCGTAAGACCTGGCGGAACCCCTGGCGACGCTCGTACCACAAACGCAAGAAGGCCGA GTGGGAGGTGGATCCCGATTACTGTGACGAGGTGAAGCAGACGCCTCCATACGACCGCGGCACTCGACTCCTGGATGTCATGGACATGACCATCTTTGACTTCCTGATGG GTAACATGGATCGCCATCATTACGAAACCTTTGAGAAGTTTGGAAACGACACTTTCATTATTCACCTGGACAATGGAAGAGG GTTTGGGAAGCACTACCATGATGAGATGTCCATTCTGGTCCCTCTCAGTCAATGCTGCAG GGTGAAGAAGTCCACCttcctccgtctccagctgcTGGCCAAGGAAGAGTACCGGCTGAGCGCAGTGATGGAGGAGTCCCTCCTCCGAGACCGCCTGTCCCCGCTCCTCATCCGGCCTCATCTGGAGGCCCTCGACCGTCGGCTGGGCCTGGTGCTGCAGGCGCTGGCCAACTGCGTGGAAAAGGAAGGCTACGGCAATGTGGTCGAGGAAGACGTGGACGTCCGGTCGGGCGCGCACGCCGCTCACAGGTAG
- the fam20ca gene encoding extracellular serine/threonine protein kinase FAM20C isoform X4, translating into MIMFRKFRVLLLTVFLVACTVHIMIDLLPKLEKTSGADGGGDGGCQCTHHGGAESPSWAKQEQLQQQQQQQQQRVGSAAGAWPDKHALRILQDFSSEPNSNHSTLQSREKSAGADRRKANEHKPLIGAAGEASGGRTATRPRAGPGRGASASRLAALFEHPLYKIAPPPLTEQDTLFNVNTDIRFYPKATEEQGWHGEDGNTRDEVSAREVEVTSELYPNWLRFHVGINRYELYARHNPVLEALLQDLLTQKITSVAMKSGGTQLKLIMTFHNYGQALFKPMKILDFRRVPPVAGRLVNMTREIRDVTRDKKLWKTFFISPANNVCFYGECSYYCSTEHALCGKPDEMEGSLAAFLPDLSLAKRKTWRNPWRRSYHKRKKAEWEVDPDYCDEVKQTPPYDRGTRLLDVMDMTIFDFLMGNMDRHHYETFEKFGNDTFIIHLDNGRGFGKHYHDEMSILVPLSQCCRVKKSTFLRLQLLAKEEYRLSAVMEESLLRDRLSPLLIRPHLEALDRRLGLVLQALANCVEKEGYGNVVEEDVDVRSGAHAAHR; encoded by the exons ATGATCATGTTTCGTAAATTCCGAGTCTTGCTGCTCACCGTGTTCCTCGTGGCGTGCACGGTGCACATTATGATCGACTTGCTGCCCAAACTGGAGAAGACGTCGGGAGcggacggcggcggcgacggcggctGCCAGTGCACCCACCACGGCGGCGCCGAGTCGCCGAGCTGGGCCAAGCaggagcagctgcagcagcagcagcagcagcagcagcagcgtgtcGGGTCAGCGGCCGGCGCCTGGCCCGACAAGCACGCGCTGCGAATCCTGCAGGATTTCAGCAGCGAGCCCAACTCCAACCACAGCACCTTGCAGTCCCGGGAGAAGAGCGCAGGGGCCGACCGGCGAAAGGCGAACGAGCACAAGCCGCTCATCGGCGCGGCGGGCGAGGCGAGCGGGGGTCGGACGGCGACACGACCCAGAGCCGGCCCTGGTCGTGGTGCCAGTGCATCGCGACTCGCGGCGCTCTTTGAGCATCCTTTGTACAAAATCGCACCTCCGCCTCTCACGGAGCAGGACACTTTGTTTAACGTCAACACGGATATCAGATTTTATCCCAAAGCCACTGAGGAACAAGGATG GCACGGCGAGGACGGCAACACGCGCGACGAGGTGAGCGCCCGTGAGGTGGAGGTGACGTCCGAGTTGTATCCCAACTGGCTGCGCTTCCACGTGGGCATCAACCGCTATGAGCTGTACGCCCGACACAACCCAGTTCTGGAGGCTCTGCTGCAGGACCTGCTGACCCAGAAgatcaccagtgtgg CTATGAAATCCGGAGGCACCCAGCTCAAACTGATCATGACCTTCCACAACTACGGCCAAGCTCTCTTCAAGCCCATGAA AATCCTGGACTTCCGGAGAGTCCCCCCAGTGGCCGGGCGTCTGGTCAACATGACACGAGAGATCCGAGACGTCACCCGGGACAAAAAGCTTTGGAAGACTTTCTTCATCTCGCCAG CCAACAACGTGTGCTTCTACGGCGAGTGCTCGTACTACTGCTCGACGGAGCATGCGCTGTGTGGCAAACCGGATGAGATGGAAGGCTCCCTGGCCGCCTTCCTGCCCGACCTCAGCCTGGCCAAGCGTAAGACCTGGCGGAACCCCTGGCGACGCTCGTACCACAAACGCAAGAAGGCCGA GTGGGAGGTGGATCCCGATTACTGTGACGAGGTGAAGCAGACGCCTCCATACGACCGCGGCACTCGACTCCTGGATGTCATGGACATGACCATCTTTGACTTCCTGATGG GTAACATGGATCGCCATCATTACGAAACCTTTGAGAAGTTTGGAAACGACACTTTCATTATTCACCTGGACAATGGAAGAGG GTTTGGGAAGCACTACCATGATGAGATGTCCATTCTGGTCCCTCTCAGTCAATGCTGCAG GGTGAAGAAGTCCACCttcctccgtctccagctgcTGGCCAAGGAAGAGTACCGGCTGAGCGCAGTGATGGAGGAGTCCCTCCTCCGAGACCGCCTGTCCCCGCTCCTCATCCGGCCTCATCTGGAGGCCCTCGACCGTCGGCTGGGCCTGGTGCTGCAGGCGCTGGCCAACTGCGTGGAAAAGGAAGGCTACGGCAATGTGGTCGAGGAAGACGTGGACGTCCGGTCGGGCGCGCACGCCGCTCACAGGTAG
- the fam20ca gene encoding extracellular serine/threonine protein kinase FAM20C isoform X1, whose protein sequence is MIMFRKFRVLLLTVFLVACTVHIMIDLLPKLEKTSGADGGGDGGCQCTHHGGAESPSWAKQEQLQQQQQQQQQRVGSAAGAWPDKHALRILQDFSSEPNSNHSTLQSREKSAGADRRKANEHKPLIGAAGEASGGRTATRPRAGPGRGASASRLAALFEHPLYKIAPPPLTEQDTLFNVNTDIRFYPKATEEQGWHGEDGNTRDEVSAREVEVTSELYPNWLRFHVGINRYELYARHNPVLEALLQDLLTQKITSVAMKSGGTQLKLIMTFHNYGQALFKPMKACCFGAMPRVAVPQAFGELVWCVHNGPAAKPDDKLGGIAQYGLPFFDRSYFVKNLEIGLLQTREQQTPPDFFYFSDFERHNAEVAAFHLDRILDFRRVPPVAGRLVNMTREIRDVTRDKKLWKTFFISPANNVCFYGECSYYCSTEHALCGKPDEMEGSLAAFLPDLSLAKRKTWRNPWRRSYHKRKKAEWEVDPDYCDEVKQTPPYDRGTRLLDVMDMTIFDFLMGNMDRHHYETFEKFGNDTFIIHLDNGRGFGKHYHDEMSILVPLSQCCRVKKSTFLRLQLLAKEEYRLSAVMEESLLRDRLSPLLIRPHLEALDRRLGLVLQALANCVEKEGYGNVVEEDVDVRSGAHAAHR, encoded by the exons ATGATCATGTTTCGTAAATTCCGAGTCTTGCTGCTCACCGTGTTCCTCGTGGCGTGCACGGTGCACATTATGATCGACTTGCTGCCCAAACTGGAGAAGACGTCGGGAGcggacggcggcggcgacggcggctGCCAGTGCACCCACCACGGCGGCGCCGAGTCGCCGAGCTGGGCCAAGCaggagcagctgcagcagcagcagcagcagcagcagcagcgtgtcGGGTCAGCGGCCGGCGCCTGGCCCGACAAGCACGCGCTGCGAATCCTGCAGGATTTCAGCAGCGAGCCCAACTCCAACCACAGCACCTTGCAGTCCCGGGAGAAGAGCGCAGGGGCCGACCGGCGAAAGGCGAACGAGCACAAGCCGCTCATCGGCGCGGCGGGCGAGGCGAGCGGGGGTCGGACGGCGACACGACCCAGAGCCGGCCCTGGTCGTGGTGCCAGTGCATCGCGACTCGCGGCGCTCTTTGAGCATCCTTTGTACAAAATCGCACCTCCGCCTCTCACGGAGCAGGACACTTTGTTTAACGTCAACACGGATATCAGATTTTATCCCAAAGCCACTGAGGAACAAGGATG GCACGGCGAGGACGGCAACACGCGCGACGAGGTGAGCGCCCGTGAGGTGGAGGTGACGTCCGAGTTGTATCCCAACTGGCTGCGCTTCCACGTGGGCATCAACCGCTATGAGCTGTACGCCCGACACAACCCAGTTCTGGAGGCTCTGCTGCAGGACCTGCTGACCCAGAAgatcaccagtgtgg CTATGAAATCCGGAGGCACCCAGCTCAAACTGATCATGACCTTCCACAACTACGGCCAAGCTCTCTTCAAGCCCATGAA GGCTTGTTGTTTTGGTGCCATGCCGCGCGTGGCTGTCCCGCAAGCGTTCGGAGAACTTGTGTGGTGTGTCCACAATGGCCCGGCAGCAAAGCC GGATGATAAATTGGGAGGAATTGCGCAATATGGTTTGCCGTTCTTCGACCGCAGCTACTTTGTGAAGAATCTTGAGATTGGATTGCT GCAGACACGTGAGCAGCAAACCCCTCCGGACTTCTTTTACTTCTCTGACTTTGAGAGGCACAACGCCGAGGTGGCCGCCTTCCACTTGGACAG AATCCTGGACTTCCGGAGAGTCCCCCCAGTGGCCGGGCGTCTGGTCAACATGACACGAGAGATCCGAGACGTCACCCGGGACAAAAAGCTTTGGAAGACTTTCTTCATCTCGCCAG CCAACAACGTGTGCTTCTACGGCGAGTGCTCGTACTACTGCTCGACGGAGCATGCGCTGTGTGGCAAACCGGATGAGATGGAAGGCTCCCTGGCCGCCTTCCTGCCCGACCTCAGCCTGGCCAAGCGTAAGACCTGGCGGAACCCCTGGCGACGCTCGTACCACAAACGCAAGAAGGCCGA GTGGGAGGTGGATCCCGATTACTGTGACGAGGTGAAGCAGACGCCTCCATACGACCGCGGCACTCGACTCCTGGATGTCATGGACATGACCATCTTTGACTTCCTGATGG GTAACATGGATCGCCATCATTACGAAACCTTTGAGAAGTTTGGAAACGACACTTTCATTATTCACCTGGACAATGGAAGAGG GTTTGGGAAGCACTACCATGATGAGATGTCCATTCTGGTCCCTCTCAGTCAATGCTGCAG GGTGAAGAAGTCCACCttcctccgtctccagctgcTGGCCAAGGAAGAGTACCGGCTGAGCGCAGTGATGGAGGAGTCCCTCCTCCGAGACCGCCTGTCCCCGCTCCTCATCCGGCCTCATCTGGAGGCCCTCGACCGTCGGCTGGGCCTGGTGCTGCAGGCGCTGGCCAACTGCGTGGAAAAGGAAGGCTACGGCAATGTGGTCGAGGAAGACGTGGACGTCCGGTCGGGCGCGCACGCCGCTCACAGGTAG